The stretch of DNA ATCTACATGTAAGACATTTGAGATCTGACTAATGGATAGTTGAATGGAACATGTCTGTCAATCTTGTATTCCTCCATCATTTACCTTTATCTCTATGTCTCTTCACCAGGACACAGATGGCTACAGCTGATGCTAAGGCACAGACACCAAACACCACAGCCAAGGGCACTTTCCAAGAGTGATCTTGATAGAACAGCTCACCTGAAACATGCATGTTTAAAGCATTGCTTATATTTTACAATTGTTTACACCTAGTGCTGCAATGTCTGTCTATCACTATGTATATATTGGTTTTGAAGTGTGTAATATTGTCCTATttgttgtggtggttgtgtgaTGTTGCTGTCCTTCCTCTCTTATTCCCACGGTCCCAGAAAATCCAAAACCTTGTGGATTCTCAGAGGAAGATGTGAGGCTGAATAACTcaccaggaacatgaatcatacATACATAGGCCAATCCCCCCCATGGAGTCCAGGCTCTGGTGGTGGCAGCAGCTGACCAGCCAGCCAGACGGGCGGGGGGATCAGAAGAGACAAAACCATGATGAGTACAGTTGAGGAATGACTGGCTGGTTCTCAGAAAGTAAGATTCATATaataaacatttagactttccATCAGTTACACAAGAGCTAATGTTAATAATGTAACatttaataataatgtaatatttCTACATGAAACAAGTCTAAATAAACCTAGTGCCATCTTCCAAGTTGGAGGCATCtccttctttatctctctgtccctctctctctctatctgcatCACAGTCTGGTCCTCTTCTtctgttctctccccccccccccccttcactcaatcccttttctcttcctctccccactttctctgtgtatttgtctctctgtcatttttccctctttcccctctctctccctcctctctttctgtctcctcttcctatctctctcttcctctgtagcCACACTGTAGCCAGCCAATGTGAGCAGCTAACCCTGCCTCAAGGATAAACACTCCTGCTATACATGTGGTGGCTGTTCAagacacacatgtgcacacaatgCGGCAGAGATGACAATGAAAATATAGCCTTTATAACAGCTAGTTACACGGATTATTCCaatagttagattttaaaagaccaaaaaggtcgaggaggacgaCCTTATTGGGAGAAAGCGATTccacattgatctgtcacattagaattttgatttggggcacgaaagtcttgaaatttgagtgagaatgtcgcccggtagaccgcataggcggcagccatgtcttcacgtcatgacaAACTTAatcttttttacagttttacagtcagtcctacaacaacaaaaaagtctagcatggcagctttcaagagatctgggaattctgctttttgccagctggtccaattatttttgtgatttgtgtgaaactggcaatctgagtgagactgcgtccccgttactgtacagtagtgttttgacgttagcctcagtcagactcgggtcgctcactggcagtgtgcacaatgttgtttgtcactccattctacacttaCTAGAACGTCAGGGAGGATTGCCTTTGGAAGATacaagcctgctgaagatagccagaatctcagATTTCTTCAACCAAACCATCATTTgtctgagaaagcgacctccgttactagctagccaggctagttttgcccgtttcactcctcaggctatttaaaggtacatgttagccaatgaacgccagcaagattggcacgtgacttgagcatataaattgatgtgttcctgtcaaataaatatttctctCGTTTCTCTCCCATGAGAGCTAGTTCAGAAAACGTGTTTCTTTCAACTGCAATGTTAACactgggtcaaatacttatATCCACTACAGTAGGTAGTGGTAGGGTGCCCAGTCACTAGAGTACAGTAGGTAGTGGTAGGGTGCCCAGTCACTAGAGTACAGTAGGTAGTGGTAGGGTGCCCAGTCACTAGAGTACAGTAGGTAGTGGTAGGGTGCCCAGTCACTAGAGTACAGTAGGTAGTGGTAGGGTGCCCAGTCACTAGAGTACAGTAGGTAGTGGTAGGGTGCCCAGTCACTAGAGTACAGTAGGTAGTGGTAGGGTGCCCAGTCACTAGAGTACAGTAGGTAGTGGTAGGGTGCCCTTACAGCTGCTAACTATAGATCCAAGTTCTTATTCAGATTCTGGTGTTCTGCTCTCACTGTGGCTCATCTCACTTCATTTACAGATCGTCTTAAGCTAAAGAAGGGTAAGTAATATCCAGTTTATCACTATGTGATGATGTTGAAGCACCACTGTCATGGTAGAACAGCTGTGCAGCATGGTGGAACTGTCAGAAGGATTCCTGCAGAGTGGCTTTAACTGCATTCCAATCAAGATTCAGGTTTAGAAAAAAAATTCACAACGTGCCTTAACCAGGATcaaatcctccccctctctcctcctcaccccctgtctcctttacctcctctcacctcctctactcctgcccctctctcctcctcacccgctctcctcctcaccccctgtctcctttacctcctctttcctcttctacacctccccctctctccttcaaacCTCTGCCATTCTCCCATCCTGTTTTGGCATGCATGTATCCTTACAAAAATCAGTTCAAGTAATAAGACTCCAAACAAGATCAACAGGTCcaaacagaagtgtgtgtgtgaaggtatgtatgtgggtgtgaCACATTCAGATATCTACAGAACGTTCCATGAACAGTAACAATAACAACAGCAGTAAGAGGAGTCTTTAATGTTGGGATCAGATGAGTACAAGGCAGCACTACAGGTGATCAGACTGTCAGCattactgtcagacacacacagaaccagatggagcacagagaggaggctgatgGTATAAAGGTCAGTAGAAGGTGTTTATTCATATGTTGGAGGGTGAAGGATTTACTGTCAGTCCAGGATAGGTTATGATTAAGTAAATTAGCATCCCTATTCCTAGTCGGATGTCTTATCCTTTGAAAtactggatgtgtgtttgtttgacagcATAGATCCTAGGCTGTCGAAAACTAAACTATACAGTGGAAAAAGATAGAGTGGTGCAGAAAGAGAGATTAAGAAaggaggtgagagaaagagagagagagagagagagacagagggagagagagagagggagagggagtgagagagggagagagagagagagagagagagagagagagagagagagagagagagagagagagagagagagagagaggaagagagagagagggagggagagagtgaaagagggagagggagtgagagagagagagtgagagggagagagtgagcagGCAGAGGGATtaagggaggtgagagaaggatCAGGACTGGGTACAGGAGCATCTGtacagaaaggaggagaaaaagagagagggggaggcagaggggcagTCATACTTCCTGACTACCTCCACCTgtatctccctcctgctctcttccaCCTGATTACCTCCAtcgtggttagggttagaaacaaGAGATTTAGTTGTGTTGTTCACCTTATAATCTATGACTCAAACCAAATGAGTGACACTCCAATAAATAATGCTTTTGTCATGATGAATTGGAGAGTATGTGTTTCAAAATGAATCAATTTTACCAGTATAATTGATCCCAGGATACACAGTGTTTAAACTGAACCCTGACCCTTTTCCAAAATGTAGCTCTGTACCtctgaaatgttgttttgtcaATGAACAATTCTGTGGTTGCACTGTCTGACTTCAGCAAACCCCTCTTGTTCACTTTACTCAGTTGTTGTCTTCTGTACACACCCCTTGTCGTCCAggcgtaacccccccccccccccccccccccccccccccccccccccccttggccgAAACCCCGCTCAGTGGGACAGTGGGACATGTGGGGCAGTGGGGCATGTGGGGCATgtggggcatgtggggcagtaCACATGGTAACAGGCGCTGCAGACATGCCTCTTACACCCGTGACAAACGGTGAACGTTTTACAGTCCTTCACAGGGCAGACTTgacatctcctcctcttcctggtagACCGGTGAGGCCAGTTTTACCGATGCTGCAGCATCTTCGGGTTTTGTATTAGGAAATATTGTTGTGACACGGTggtgggtcacaacgacccggagACAGTGAGAGGGTTCCTCCTAGTGGTAACTAGTGATATAACGTGTATACCCATATACCCCCCCCTTCACATTCCCTCCCCAACGCATCTACGTTGTTGTAAAAAGTGGAAAAGTTGCGCCGACACGGCAgggggtcacatgaccctgagacagcgcgaaggttaaaataaaatgcttcattttatttttgtattaggtAAAGTTGTGGCAACACGACAGTGGGTTACAATGACCTGAAgacagcacaagggttaaacatTAAACTGTTTGTTACTTTAAAACTAACCTCCATCTGGGTTATCACAGGGATATTTGTTTTGTCAACTGAATGCACATGTCAGATTCACTGCCTGACTTGTAAGCAGAGAAAAGCTGTTGCTATCAAACGTTGTCTACTTTAAACTGTATTAGTGTACTGGTGAAGCAATAGATCAAATAGGCCGGTAGATAGGTTGGTCAAGTGATTTAATGCTCCCTTGTATAAGTATTTTGagtatttttttaatgtaaaaacaCAGTAGTATATCATTATGTTGTGGCTGCTGTATTTGTGCTTTATTTTGATACACTTACAATTAAGTTATTtggcattttatttttaaatacattttaatgtatCTTTGGTCATTTCTGGACGTATTGACCATGAAAGTTTATGAAAAAGATATTTGAGTGAGTGCTCTGGATGTTGTCCTCAGGAATGATGCTGACCCTGCCTGACTGTGTGTTCTGGATGTTGTCTTCAGGAATGATGCTGACCCTGCCTGACTGTGTTCTGGATGTTGTCCTCAGGAATGATGCTGACCCTgcctggctgtgtgttctggatgTTGTTCCCAGGAATGATGCTGACCCTGCCTGACTGTGTGTTCTGGAGGATTCTCCTACTGCTCCACACAGCAAACTGCGGTAAACAAATCACTGTCATGGAGTCGTGTGTTTTACCATCTAGCTATCTGTAAAGTTTTGTCTTTTAGGTACACTATAATAGTAATAGTAATAGTTAATAGTAGGACTGATAGTAACAGTTTTAAGTGATGCAGATCAACTAGATTGCAGGCCTCCATCAGACCAGAGCAAgttgaggagagaggatgttTGTCCTCTGAGATTCACTCTTTATCTGTTCTCTTCTCTTCAGTTACTCGTACAGTCATTACTCCAGTTCAGCAAATCACTGTTGTGGCTGGTGAAAGTCTAGTTCTGCCGTGCTACGTCAACCCCAGCGTCAGTGCTGAGGGCTGGACGGTGGAGTGGTTGAAACTCTCAGTAGACAGAGACCAACGCAACATCCATCTTTACAAAGACGGCAGAGATGACAATGAAAATCAGAATCCCTCCTTCAAGGCAAGAACAGCTCTGTTTAAAGAGGAACTGAAGACAGGCAACACCTCCTTGAAGCTGCTCTGGGTTAGAGGCACTGATGAAGGAACTTACAAATGTATTGTTATGTCACCTACCTCGAAATGGTATGATGATTCCAACATTGAAGTCCATGTTAAAGGTGAATTTAGTTTTCAAGTCGAGTTTTGGTAACTTTCTATTGTGCCTAAACCAAGTCCATCCTTCTAATAACATGATTGAATTTGTATCTGTGTGCTTGTAGCTGTAGGATCTCATCCAGTGGTCTCTATCGAGGGACACAGAGTGACAAGGATGGGTCTGCTGTGTGAGACACAAGGCTGGTACCCTGAACCAGAGGTGGAGTGGCAGGACAGTGaaggagtctctctctctgctgatcCTCCAGAGACGACCACAGACTCTGTGGGTCGCTACACACTCAAACTGAGGGTCACTGTTCAGAACACACATAGAAACCGCTTTAACTGTAGAGTTAAACAGAAATACATGAAGAGAGATGAGACGGCAAGGATTGATGTTCCTGGTGAGTTATTCAGCCTCACATCTTCCTCTGAGAATCCACAAGGTTTGGGATTTTCTGGGACCGTGGGAATTTCTACTAGTGAATAAGAGAGGAAGGACAACAACAtcacacaaccaccacaacaaACAGGACAACATTCTACACTTCAAAACCAATATATACATAGTGATAGACAGACATTGCAGCGCTAGGTGTAAACAATTGTAAAATATAAGCAATGCTTTAAACATGCATGTTTCAGGTGAGCTGTTCTATCAAGATCACTCTTGGAAAGTGCCCTTGGCTGTGGTGTTTGGTGTCTGTGCCTTAGCATCAGCTGTAGCCATCTGTGTCCTGGTGAAGAGACATAGAGATAAAGGTAAATGATGGAGGAATACAAGATTGACAGACATGTTCCATTCAACTATCCATTAGTCAGATCTCAAGTCTTGCGTGTAGATGATCCATGTGTGGATTCATTTTCTATACCTGATCTGACCTATACAGAGTCATAATCTATATCTAAACTGACCTTTACAAAGTCATGTTCTATATCTGACCTCTACAGAGTCATGTTCTATATCTGACCTCTACAAAGTCCTGTTCTATATCTGATCTGACCTCTACAGAGTCATGTTCTATATCTGACCTCTTCAGAGTCATGTTCTACATGTGATCAGCTGTTGTGTTCTCACTGTTGTGTTCTCCCTATTGTGTTCTCCCTGTTGTGTTCTCACGGTTGTGTTTTCACGGTTGTGTTCTCAGGGTTGTGTTCTCCCTGTTGTGTTCTCACGGTTGTGTTCTCACGGTTGTGTTCTCCCTGTTGTGTTCTCACTGTTGTGTTCTCACGGTTGTGTTTTCACGGTTGTGTTCTCAGGGTTGTGTTCTCCCTGTTGTGTTCTCACGGTTGTGTTCTCACGGTTGTGTTCTCCCACCTCTGTGTTTCCTTTGCAGAGACGATTTTCAAGGCCCAGAAAGGTAATAACCACCATTAGTCTGCAGAGGGAAGTGACTTCACTATCAGGACAGGAGCATGTATAGAAAGGTTAACATATTCTTAAAAGGCTAATTTTTTAGGTCAGTGTATGTTCTTATCAGATAACATTGTACATTTAAACACCATCTGACTCATTGTAAACTCAGATTATACATCAGTTGTTACTGCAGAGTGGTCTTAAGGTAAGCTGTACAATGGTGTTAAATTACAACTGTTAACAAAAGACTTCTGATGAACAGTCACTAAAGTAGAGTAGGTAGTGGTAGGATACTGGTTCAGCTGGTCACTATAGATCCAAGATCGTACACAGATTCTGTTCtgttctcactgtctctcatctCACTTAATTTACAGTTCGGCTCCTTGTTAAGAAATGTAAGTAATATCCAGTTTAACACTATATGATGATGTTGAAGCACCACTGTCATGGTAGAACAGCTGTGCAGCATGGTGGAACTGTCAGAAGGATTCCTGCAGAGTGGATTTAACTGCACTGTCAGGACAGGAGACTGTTCAGGAATGTCTCCTCTTGTTCAGCTGTTATTTGAACACTGATAAAGACCTTGATATCTTGATGTCATACAGAGTTGAAGAGGTTGTCACATGTACATGGTTGTTACAAAGCATGAAGAACAGTGATGTACTGCTGTATCTCTTCATGTCAGTATCTCTGGTCTGACCACAAATGGGCCCGAAAGCCTCATTTATAATGTCCAGTCTTTCCATTCATatctctgtgctgtgctgccccCTACTGTTCACACTGGTAGTTCTTGACTGAGGACTAGGGTCAGGACTGTTAAGTGTCGTCATTAGAGGGCGAGTAGGTAATGGTAACGTGCTGTTTTAGCTGGTCACAATAGATCCCAGTTCTTGTTCAGATTCTGGTGTTCATGTCTgattctcactgtctctcatctCACTTCATTTACAGGTCAGCTCCTTCATAAGAAATGTAAGTAATATCCAGTTAATCATTATATGATAATGTTGACGCACaactgtcgctctggataagagcgtctgctaaatgactaaatgtaactgtcaTGGTAGAACAGCTGTGCAGCGTGATGGAACTGTCAGATTCGGAAGGGGCGAAATCGGACCGATGATCCTGTAGTGTGTCCGCATTAGAGACACagttatgctggggacacactacaggataatcgggacgatttcgccccttccgaatctgctcggaaggacgtCGGAGGCGCCCCGATCGcgaacatgttgaatatttgcgatcaggaatgctgatgtgtggggggaaccccGAGGGCAAACGCCGAGTTTATCATGTGAAATGAAACgatatccaatcagaaagcaagctgagagaagacTGAAGCATAACAAACGGAGTCACGGCGCAGCACAAAGTTAAATAGAATTGATttgtggcaacagcaaacccttttatttttttctgtgaattttctgtgaaaatcattccaaacactatcatcgcaatttcttccagcAGATCGTCCACCATGCTTATTCTTAAATCTCGACAGATTTTGCAAGATTTGTTGTGTTAACAGTTGGGACACtggttggaaatctgtttgtgtgtggtgtactgtctttgtcaaatcatggcacaccacacactgtaggagcaaaacggctaaatctaggattttttgtcttCATGTGTGTGGTCTCTAGGGCTGTCCCaaactaagattttctttggtcgaccaagactcgactaaaacgtctgaaaatcgactaatcgaactttgaaatcgcttaaaaaaaaaaaaaatacaaacatttttgcgatctgactcaatggctgttggacattgcagattcagccgcaatagcctactaataataagactcgtatcaccagtcctgttgtaaccgaatgccgatggtatttagtatctcttacaatgtactacaaattaaaggtcacatgacatgaaaacttcactacaggaggttatttaacattaatgagaattttcgataggtgtaaaccaagccctgggtgttcttctccgcctttgagaaatgaaggctcaaacgctgtttgaaaatctgctccttatgacgtcacaaggagcctctgcacaaccagtatcttaattttattttcgctggaaatgcgccgacacaacctctcaaagttttgcatgtctgcgccaaacatttcagccaccactgtttccttaacttgagccaatacaaagttggccttgctgaccgtctgaaattaaattctggatcagtactccttggtccagctacaaacctcggacaagtaagtcaactaacgctatatcattttgttgcttactatGTGTATACCTACtgtagcttgctacccttagaatctggctgtaacattagctctgcagctatcagctgaggtactgtcgctaatgtaaaggttgatagcatcaagtatgtgtgtgaatacacattctgtaacacagtgttgtacgcttcgttgttatgtggataacgttcctctgttggtgttatggcgtgcgatatccgcctttccccacattgaaatgactgagtgtgcagctctgcaaaccagggatatcagatgagaatgggcaaattcgaggcatcttacagcaacgggtctacgagccatt from Hypomesus transpacificus isolate Combined female chromosome 23, fHypTra1, whole genome shotgun sequence encodes:
- the LOC124484958 gene encoding butyrophilin subfamily 1 member A1-like isoform X1; the protein is MLSSGMMLTLPGCVFWMLFPGMMLTLPDCVFWRILLLLHTANCVTRTVITPVQQITVVAGESLVLPCYVNPSVSAEGWTVEWLKLSVDRDQRNIHLYKDGRDDNENQNPSFKARTALFKEELKTGNTSLKLLWVRGTDEGTYKCIVMSPTSKWYDDSNIEVHVKAVGSHPVVSIEGHRVTRMGLLCETQGWYPEPEVEWQDSEGVSLSADPPETTTDSVGRYTLKLRVTVQNTHRNRFNCRVKQKYMKRDETARIDVPGELFYQDHSWKVPLAVVFGVCALASAVAICVLVKRHRDKETIFKAQKVRLLVKKCQLLHKKFQFKDEIDACELTLDPNTAHRKLSLSEDNRKVTRTEEQPYPDGSERFEDRYQVLCKEGLSGRCYWEAEWSGGLVYIAVTYKGISRKGMGDDCVLGSNNKSWSLDCDNSYSARHNKKITDIPVPLSSSHRVGVYLDRPAGTLSFYTVSSDTLTHLHTFHSTFTEPLYPGFCVHPDSSVSLCQVEWPTHTVLT
- the LOC124484958 gene encoding butyrophilin subfamily 1 member A1-like isoform X4, coding for MLSSGMMLTLPGCVFWMLFPGMMLTLPDCVFWRILLLLHTANCVTRTVITPVQQITVVAGESLVLPCYVNPSVSAEGWTVEWLKLSVDRDQRNIHLYKDGRDDNENQNPSFKARTALFKEELKTGNTSLKLLWVRGTDEGTYKCIVMSPTSKWYDDSNIEVHVKAVGSHPVVSIEGHRVTRMGLLCETQGWYPEPEVEWQDSEGVSLSADPPETTTDSVGRYTLKLRVTVQNTHRNRFNCRVKQKYMKRDETARIDVPGELFYQDHSWKVPLAVVFGVCALASAVAICVLVKRHRDKETIFKAQKVRLLVKKCQLLHKKFQFKDEIG
- the LOC124484958 gene encoding butyrophilin subfamily 1 member A1-like isoform X2; amino-acid sequence: MMLTLPGCVFWMLFPGMMLTLPDCVFWRILLLLHTANCVTRTVITPVQQITVVAGESLVLPCYVNPSVSAEGWTVEWLKLSVDRDQRNIHLYKDGRDDNENQNPSFKARTALFKEELKTGNTSLKLLWVRGTDEGTYKCIVMSPTSKWYDDSNIEVHVKAVGSHPVVSIEGHRVTRMGLLCETQGWYPEPEVEWQDSEGVSLSADPPETTTDSVGRYTLKLRVTVQNTHRNRFNCRVKQKYMKRDETARIDVPGELFYQDHSWKVPLAVVFGVCALASAVAICVLVKRHRDKETIFKAQKVRLLVKKCQLLHKKFQFKDEIDACELTLDPNTAHRKLSLSEDNRKVTRTEEQPYPDGSERFEDRYQVLCKEGLSGRCYWEAEWSGGLVYIAVTYKGISRKGMGDDCVLGSNNKSWSLDCDNSYSARHNKKITDIPVPLSSSHRVGVYLDRPAGTLSFYTVSSDTLTHLHTFHSTFTEPLYPGFCVHPDSSVSLCQVEWPTHTVLT
- the LOC124484958 gene encoding butyrophilin subfamily 1 member A1-like isoform X3, which translates into the protein MGKPEFYKGMMLTLPDCVFWRILLLLHTANCVTRTVITPVQQITVVAGESLVLPCYVNPSVSAEGWTVEWLKLSVDRDQRNIHLYKDGRDDNENQNPSFKARTALFKEELKTGNTSLKLLWVRGTDEGTYKCIVMSPTSKWYDDSNIEVHVKAVGSHPVVSIEGHRVTRMGLLCETQGWYPEPEVEWQDSEGVSLSADPPETTTDSVGRYTLKLRVTVQNTHRNRFNCRVKQKYMKRDETARIDVPGELFYQDHSWKVPLAVVFGVCALASAVAICVLVKRHRDKETIFKAQKVRLLVKKCQLLHKKFQFKDEIDACELTLDPNTAHRKLSLSEDNRKVTRTEEQPYPDGSERFEDRYQVLCKEGLSGRCYWEAEWSGGLVYIAVTYKGISRKGMGDDCVLGSNNKSWSLDCDNSYSARHNKKITDIPVPLSSSHRVGVYLDRPAGTLSFYTVSSDTLTHLHTFHSTFTEPLYPGFCVHPDSSVSLCQVEWPTHTVLT